The Nitrosomonas communis genome has a segment encoding these proteins:
- the ubiE gene encoding bifunctional demethylmenaquinone methyltransferase/2-methoxy-6-polyprenyl-1,4-benzoquinol methylase UbiE: MTKTTHFGFKTISEAEKAHKVADVFDSVAARYNLMNDVMSLGLHRLWKRFAVETSGVKAGDRILDIAGGTADLTALFVEQVGETGQVWLTDINNSMLTIGRDRMLNEGIAVPVAQCDAEKLPFPDNFFDHVNVAFGLRNMTHKDIALKEMLRVLNPGGSLTVLEFSKVWKPLQPFYDTYSFKVLPLMGKLIARDEGSYRYLAESIRMHPSQDELKQLMQQVGFERVEYFNLAAGVVALHRGYKF, encoded by the coding sequence ATGACAAAGACCACCCATTTTGGCTTCAAAACTATTTCAGAAGCTGAGAAAGCACATAAAGTTGCAGATGTTTTTGACTCGGTAGCTGCACGCTACAATCTGATGAATGATGTCATGTCGCTCGGTTTGCATCGACTGTGGAAACGGTTTGCTGTCGAAACCAGTGGCGTAAAAGCGGGTGATCGGATTCTTGATATCGCAGGCGGCACTGCAGATTTGACGGCGTTGTTCGTTGAGCAAGTTGGTGAAACAGGCCAGGTTTGGTTAACTGATATTAACAATTCCATGTTGACGATCGGTCGGGATCGCATGCTGAATGAAGGAATAGCCGTCCCAGTAGCCCAATGTGATGCTGAGAAACTACCTTTCCCGGATAATTTCTTTGATCATGTCAATGTCGCCTTTGGCCTGAGAAACATGACTCACAAGGATATTGCGCTCAAGGAAATGCTGCGTGTGCTTAACCCAGGCGGATCACTTACCGTGCTGGAATTCTCAAAAGTATGGAAACCACTCCAACCTTTTTATGATACTTACTCTTTCAAGGTGCTCCCTCTCATGGGTAAATTAATTGCTCGGGATGAAGGAAGTTATCGTTATCTTGCCGAATCAATTCGGATGCATCCATCGCAGGATGAGTTGAAACAACTCATGCAGCAAGTTGGATTTGAACGGGTAGAATATTTTAATTTGGCTGCTGGTGTGGTAGCGCTGCATCGTGGTTATAAATTTTAG
- a CDS encoding FAD:protein FMN transferase, whose product MKLYRFSFKAMGTPCEIQIYAITETKAGRAMEAAISDIQRLESIYSRYRESSFLSEINRIAAKGGSIIVDNETAGLLDYADTCYRESDELFDITSGILRRAWDFKSNQLPDEAVIQALLDKIGWHKLKWASPVLEFPLAGMEIDLGGVVKEYAVDRAATICWDRGIQHGMVNLGGDIKIIGPHADGSPWRVGIRHPRRPETLLQTLELYSGAVASSGDYERCMTIHGVRYGHVLNPKTGWPVSRMAAVSVVADFCVIAGSASTIGMLKEQQGKDWLADLGLPHLWIDVDGQVGGALTEEC is encoded by the coding sequence ATGAAACTGTACCGTTTTTCCTTTAAAGCGATGGGCACACCTTGTGAAATACAGATTTATGCCATAACCGAGACTAAGGCCGGGCGTGCGATGGAGGCTGCCATTTCTGATATTCAGCGATTAGAGTCAATTTATTCCCGCTATCGTGAAAGTAGTTTTTTGTCTGAGATTAATCGGATCGCAGCCAAAGGAGGAAGTATTATCGTTGATAACGAAACAGCCGGCTTGTTGGATTATGCCGACACCTGTTATCGGGAGAGTGATGAGCTTTTTGACATTACCTCGGGTATTTTGCGCCGTGCCTGGGATTTTAAATCAAATCAGTTACCGGATGAAGCGGTTATTCAAGCCTTGCTGGATAAAATTGGCTGGCATAAATTAAAGTGGGCCTCGCCTGTGCTTGAATTCCCGCTTGCTGGCATGGAGATTGACCTGGGTGGTGTCGTTAAAGAGTATGCAGTAGATCGTGCTGCTACGATATGTTGGGATAGGGGTATTCAGCATGGCATGGTCAATTTGGGAGGAGATATCAAGATTATTGGCCCGCATGCGGACGGTAGTCCCTGGCGAGTCGGGATACGTCACCCGCGTCGTCCCGAGACCTTATTACAAACGCTGGAACTTTATTCGGGTGCAGTTGCCAGCAGTGGGGATTATGAGCGCTGTATGACCATACATGGCGTCCGTTATGGCCATGTGCTCAACCCAAAGACAGGCTGGCCTGTAAGCCGAATGGCTGCAGTAAGTGTCGTGGCTGATTTTTGTGTTATTGCGGGCAGTGCTTCAACGATCGGCATGCTAAAAGAGCAGCAAGGCAAAGACTGGCTTGCTGACCTGGGTTTACCCCATTTGTGGATAGATGTTGATGGGCAAGTGGGAGGCGCGCTCACGGAAGAATGCTGA
- a CDS encoding cytochrome c biogenesis CcdA family protein, with protein MDIQLWVSQLMSQLAGLLQVSYAFGAGMVSAVNPCGFAMLPVYLALYLGAKDHQFQQHSWLYRLSKAFGITVAVTAGFGLLYGLIGILISAGWSTLLGVMPWVSAIIGVILIALGVWLLLGNQLTLDIFMKIGNQIGDPRTISVRGFFLFGIAMGATFMSCALPVFLIVVGSSMTSGNSEIILLQFLWYILGVGTVLLILTISIVSLKERVVVETVKRFVPFYHKISAILLICAGVYICHYWMESDLLL; from the coding sequence ATGGATATACAGCTATGGGTAAGCCAGTTAATGAGTCAACTGGCAGGGTTGCTGCAAGTTAGCTATGCTTTTGGCGCGGGAATGGTCTCTGCGGTAAACCCATGTGGCTTTGCGATGTTGCCCGTGTATCTGGCGCTTTATCTCGGCGCCAAGGACCATCAGTTTCAACAACATTCCTGGCTTTATCGACTTAGCAAAGCCTTTGGTATTACTGTAGCTGTTACGGCAGGCTTTGGTCTCCTATATGGACTGATTGGTATTCTTATTTCTGCCGGTTGGTCGACTTTGCTCGGCGTGATGCCCTGGGTGTCGGCAATTATCGGCGTCATCCTCATCGCACTTGGAGTATGGCTGCTTTTGGGCAATCAGCTTACGCTTGATATCTTCATGAAAATAGGTAACCAGATTGGAGACCCCCGCACCATCAGTGTTCGGGGGTTTTTTCTGTTCGGTATAGCCATGGGGGCAACATTCATGAGCTGTGCATTGCCAGTCTTTCTTATCGTCGTCGGAAGCTCGATGACTTCCGGTAATTCTGAGATAATATTATTACAGTTCCTCTGGTATATTCTCGGAGTAGGAACGGTCCTATTAATATTGACTATAAGTATCGTATCTTTAAAGGAAAGAGTCGTGGTCGAAACCGTGAAACGATTCGTTCCATTTTACCATAAGATATCTGCCATACTGCTGATTTGTGCCGGAGTGTATATTTGCCACTACTGGATGGAGAGCGATCTGCTCCTTTAA
- the smbP gene encoding small metal-binding protein SmbP, whose protein sequence is MKAISTTILGVGILAFCLSAQTYADDAGHTSEAMEHAGEAKAHGEMGHAKESLKHAKESLDHAKKARDDHAASQKHMDEAIKHLEEGIKSAEGDQAKEAAKHTDEAIKHMRQSGH, encoded by the coding sequence ATGAAAGCAATATCCACAACTATTCTTGGAGTTGGAATTTTGGCTTTTTGCTTGAGCGCTCAAACCTATGCAGACGATGCAGGTCATACGTCAGAAGCGATGGAGCATGCAGGAGAAGCTAAGGCACATGGTGAAATGGGTCACGCCAAAGAATCACTTAAACATGCAAAAGAAAGTCTGGATCATGCTAAAAAGGCAAGAGATGATCATGCTGCTTCCCAGAAGCATATGGATGAAGCGATTAAACATTTGGAAGAAGGCATCAAGAGTGCTGAAGGTGATCAGGCCAAGGAAGCTGCCAAACATACTGACGAAGCAATCAAACACATGCGCCAATCCGGTCATTAA
- a CDS encoding DUF3570 domain-containing protein: MKIGLNDPRLAGSTQYSAEELESSDLKAHSASSSNKTALQALTSAALVLPGLLLSSAHGANPSSDNVSFQYIRYEEGKRNLYNIHSNLKPITVDVVHGSGNFTFYDRVKFSFNYTQDTWSGATPVTTAPLVANGNRPILQNSPNGVVTVGASPFVNTRVLLDHNLNPLRLTPDAGQVVDSRNVLVLSSASPETRNQANFKLGYEWDEAALNVGGGFSLERDYESSYGNISGRFDFNQKLTSLKYGAAYTSSETSAILDPDLVPYLTTTAYANQIERRSGSDILRGDRQDWTANLGLTQVLGKNSLIDTNIGYTHSSGFMENPYKVMTVIFVNPNAISPDPNIPIIGDARALLEQRPNIRNQLALGSKFVQHISPLDAALHLNYQFSFDDWGIHAHTFEVDWVQPLGYGWTVTPRIRYYSQDSADFYNPFLISSQAFRSPAIDASGRQVWVNSDNPNQQFFRNGNGNFFDANGNPIDATELNLQPQLVSFDAAKLPKSFSSDHRLSGFGSLSGGVVVNKQFTKGIELEAAFEYYTRASALKLGGNGHSSFADFDFYVANAAIKVDMDTISTRMAKEARRNHADHDHSEQHQHAQHYVPASIMFGHMLDKPGELMVGYRFMYSRQTGDMLQGTHHASDQTIVNEGCGDVTLCRFAPKDMSMRMHMLDIMYAPTRWLNLMIMPQFMDMDMNLRELTGRPPPTPGVHEHTGIGGHTTGGVGDTILMSLYKLLDLPGHRVHAGLGVSAPTGKVDLELRRMFQADGGLIHFDMQLGSGTWDFMPNVTYTGENNRWYWGTQLYGVKRMESSNESGYRLGDIFQASTWGGYQLTHWLGASVRGAYTYRDKIHGDFNQFDARIGPMDFPANQGGHYWEIGIGVNASVPNGKFAGNHFAFEWVQPLHQDVNGFQLERKGGLSATWHYSF; the protein is encoded by the coding sequence ATGAAAATAGGTTTGAACGATCCACGCTTAGCTGGTTCAACTCAATATTCAGCTGAGGAACTTGAATCTAGCGATTTAAAAGCCCATTCAGCTTCTTCTTCCAATAAAACAGCGCTGCAGGCATTGACGTCTGCCGCGCTTGTTTTGCCGGGTTTGTTATTGTCTTCTGCACACGGTGCCAATCCCAGCAGTGACAACGTCAGTTTCCAATATATCCGCTATGAAGAAGGTAAACGCAATCTTTACAATATACATAGCAACCTGAAACCGATTACGGTTGACGTCGTACATGGAAGCGGCAATTTTACCTTCTATGATCGAGTTAAATTTTCATTTAACTATACTCAAGATACCTGGTCGGGTGCGACGCCTGTTACCACAGCGCCTTTAGTGGCGAATGGCAATCGGCCGATTCTGCAAAACTCACCCAACGGGGTGGTTACCGTTGGGGCCTCTCCTTTCGTCAACACCCGAGTTTTGCTCGATCATAATTTAAATCCACTTAGACTGACACCCGATGCTGGACAAGTCGTTGATTCACGTAATGTGCTGGTGCTGTCTTCCGCATCGCCTGAAACACGTAATCAGGCAAATTTTAAACTGGGTTATGAATGGGATGAGGCTGCGCTTAATGTGGGAGGGGGATTTTCATTAGAAAGGGATTATGAATCCAGTTATGGCAATATCAGCGGTCGTTTCGATTTCAATCAGAAGTTAACCAGCTTGAAATATGGAGCAGCTTATACCAGCAGTGAAACATCCGCCATTCTCGACCCGGATCTCGTGCCTTATTTGACTACCACCGCTTATGCCAATCAAATAGAGCGGCGCAGTGGCTCGGATATATTACGAGGTGATCGTCAGGATTGGACAGCTAATTTGGGCTTGACTCAGGTTCTTGGTAAGAACTCGCTGATCGATACCAATATCGGTTATACCCATAGCAGCGGGTTTATGGAAAATCCGTACAAAGTCATGACGGTTATTTTTGTTAACCCGAATGCCATCAGTCCCGATCCGAATATCCCCATCATTGGTGATGCGCGTGCCTTGTTGGAGCAGCGCCCCAATATCCGCAATCAATTGGCTTTAGGGAGTAAATTCGTGCAGCATATTAGCCCATTGGATGCGGCACTTCATCTGAATTACCAATTCTCATTCGATGATTGGGGAATCCATGCACATACTTTTGAAGTGGATTGGGTACAACCACTGGGTTATGGCTGGACTGTTACGCCTCGCATTCGCTATTACTCACAAGATTCAGCTGATTTTTATAATCCTTTTCTCATTTCCAGTCAGGCGTTTCGTAGTCCTGCCATCGATGCCTCAGGACGGCAAGTATGGGTAAATTCAGATAATCCCAATCAACAATTTTTTCGTAATGGCAATGGTAATTTTTTCGATGCGAATGGCAATCCGATTGATGCAACTGAACTTAATTTACAACCTCAACTGGTTTCATTTGATGCTGCCAAGCTGCCTAAAAGCTTTTCCAGTGATCACCGTTTGTCTGGTTTTGGTTCGTTGAGCGGCGGTGTTGTAGTTAACAAGCAATTTACCAAAGGAATCGAACTAGAAGCCGCCTTTGAATATTACACGCGAGCCAGCGCACTGAAACTGGGTGGAAATGGTCATAGCAGTTTTGCTGATTTTGATTTTTACGTTGCCAATGCAGCGATCAAGGTTGATATGGACACCATTAGTACTCGTATGGCGAAAGAGGCTAGGCGTAACCATGCTGATCATGATCATAGCGAACAGCATCAACATGCTCAACATTATGTTCCGGCCAGCATCATGTTTGGCCACATGCTGGATAAGCCAGGCGAACTCATGGTGGGATATCGATTTATGTACTCTCGTCAGACGGGTGATATGTTGCAAGGAACACATCATGCCAGTGACCAGACAATTGTCAATGAGGGATGTGGCGATGTCACGTTGTGCCGTTTTGCCCCGAAAGATATGAGCATGAGAATGCACATGCTCGATATCATGTATGCGCCCACTCGCTGGTTGAATCTAATGATTATGCCGCAATTCATGGATATGGATATGAATTTGCGTGAGCTTACCGGGCGCCCGCCACCCACTCCGGGTGTCCACGAGCATACCGGCATTGGCGGACATACAACCGGCGGTGTCGGTGACACCATTCTGATGTCGCTTTATAAGCTGCTAGATTTACCTGGACACCGAGTCCATGCGGGTTTAGGTGTCAGCGCACCGACCGGGAAAGTAGATTTGGAGCTCAGGCGTATGTTTCAGGCTGATGGAGGACTCATTCACTTTGATATGCAGCTAGGAAGCGGCACCTGGGACTTCATGCCTAATGTAACTTATACCGGAGAAAATAATCGCTGGTACTGGGGAACCCAGCTTTATGGCGTCAAGCGAATGGAAAGCAGTAACGAATCAGGTTATCGACTGGGGGATATTTTTCAGGCATCTACCTGGGGAGGATATCAGTTAACCCATTGGCTGGGAGCTTCAGTGCGAGGCGCTTATACTTACCGCGATAAAATACATGGAGATTTCAACCAGTTTGATGCACGTATTGGACCAATGGATTTCCCAGCGAATCAAGGAGGACACTACTGGGAAATAGGCATTGGTGTAAATGCTTCGGTACCAAACGGCAAGTTTGCTGGCAATCACTTTGCTTTTGAATGGGTGCAACCACTGCATCAGGATGTGAATGGTTTTCAGCTCGAGCGTAAGGGTGGATTATCAGCTACGTGGCATTATAGCTTTTAA
- a CDS encoding DUF4266 domain-containing protein yields MKVTHFIVLFAILLSVSGLSGCVQVAAWERGNLAKPQMALEPTPLQSAIQAHVYGSREAAASINSSGGGGGCGCF; encoded by the coding sequence ATGAAAGTCACTCACTTTATTGTCCTTTTCGCTATTTTACTCAGCGTATCGGGATTATCCGGCTGTGTCCAGGTAGCGGCCTGGGAGCGTGGTAATCTTGCCAAACCGCAAATGGCGCTGGAGCCTACCCCATTACAAAGCGCTATTCAGGCACATGTTTATGGCAGTCGTGAAGCTGCTGCCAGCATTAATTCTTCGGGGGGAGGCGGCGGCTGTGGCTGTTTCTAA
- a CDS encoding TlpA family protein disulfide reductase: MVTSVRAHLEGNTPPPHCELASLDGKPAEDWKTMKGEVIYIDFWASWCPPCAKSFPFMSQLMQEFKDKGLKVIGINLDENLEDAKKFLAKRPVNFSIVVDTSKRCAQDFNVMAMPSTYIIDKRGLVRHIHRGFRAGETEELRGLIEQLLQEEL, from the coding sequence ATGGTGACATCTGTCAGGGCGCACCTGGAAGGAAATACGCCGCCACCGCATTGTGAGTTGGCTTCTTTGGATGGGAAACCTGCTGAAGATTGGAAAACAATGAAAGGCGAAGTAATTTACATAGATTTCTGGGCTTCCTGGTGTCCTCCTTGCGCTAAATCATTTCCCTTCATGAGTCAGTTAATGCAGGAATTTAAAGACAAAGGATTGAAAGTGATCGGCATAAATCTGGATGAAAATCTTGAAGATGCCAAGAAATTTCTTGCCAAACGTCCCGTTAATTTCTCTATCGTGGTCGATACCAGTAAACGCTGCGCTCAAGACTTCAACGTGATGGCTATGCCATCCACTTATATTATTGATAAAAGAGGTTTGGTTCGACATATTCATCGTGGTTTTCGGGCTGGGGAAACTGAAGAGCTGCGTGGCTTAATTGAGCAATTGCTGCAAGAAGAATTATAG
- a CDS encoding fused MFS/spermidine synthase yields MTQPLFPLFTHLWLYCTVFLTGAAVMVIELLGTRLIAPFYGASLYVWASLISVTMIALAIGYFVGGRWADRAKRMGLTLIIALAGMFTLIVPWITGPILLATDSLGLRLGTFISTLILFTPSLTMLGMVGPFAVKLATSNLDGIGASTGSIYAVSTVGSVVGTLFLGFYLFPRIGSHEIFLGLGSGLFLLALIVAFFERKRFKLTTAILPVMLLFFIGVSLLPKITNNDHKQHHSSFQTRFERESLYGWVRVIDNPTLNLRLLTADASTIGAAGLSHGENVLTYQKIVGLIPMLAPDMSKALLIGQGAGHMATNLQHHGILTDTIEIDPAVAEAAQNYFDFTPTGKTIIGDARYEIRQLQGTYDLIILDVFTGGSEPVHLLTKETLSQIHALLSEQGLLALNFVSFLEEGTNIAVASVAKTLAEVFPYQLVFISEPGIDFNDFIFIVSKQLISIDSGTLKPDQSTWLRNRLLNLDQHAGIVLTDNFNPLEYFQANKSEYYRRMLVDSFGTEFFIR; encoded by the coding sequence ATGACACAACCCCTTTTCCCTCTATTCACTCATCTCTGGCTCTACTGCACTGTATTTCTAACTGGTGCTGCAGTTATGGTCATTGAACTGTTGGGCACACGCTTGATCGCCCCCTTCTATGGAGCCAGTTTGTATGTGTGGGCTTCCCTTATTTCGGTCACCATGATTGCACTGGCAATCGGTTATTTTGTGGGCGGACGCTGGGCAGATCGTGCTAAACGAATGGGTTTAACATTGATCATCGCTCTGGCAGGAATGTTTACTCTTATTGTTCCTTGGATAACAGGCCCGATATTACTAGCAACTGATTCTTTAGGATTACGGCTTGGCACCTTCATCAGTACGCTGATATTATTCACGCCCAGTCTAACCATGCTCGGAATGGTTGGTCCTTTTGCTGTCAAACTGGCTACTTCCAATTTAGATGGCATCGGCGCCAGCACAGGTTCCATTTATGCCGTCAGCACGGTCGGCAGTGTTGTTGGCACGCTGTTTCTGGGTTTTTATTTATTCCCCCGTATTGGTTCTCACGAAATCTTTCTTGGGCTCGGTTCAGGGCTATTTTTACTCGCTTTGATCGTTGCATTTTTTGAACGCAAGCGCTTTAAATTGACCACTGCGATACTGCCAGTTATGTTGCTGTTCTTCATTGGCGTCAGTTTATTACCCAAAATAACCAATAATGACCACAAGCAGCACCATTCCTCTTTTCAAACACGCTTCGAGCGTGAAAGCTTATATGGCTGGGTACGGGTCATTGATAATCCAACACTCAATTTACGCTTGCTGACCGCAGACGCCTCAACTATTGGAGCAGCCGGGCTAAGTCATGGCGAAAATGTTTTGACCTACCAGAAAATTGTGGGATTGATTCCGATGCTAGCACCTGATATGTCGAAGGCATTGTTGATTGGCCAGGGCGCGGGTCATATGGCCACAAACCTGCAACATCATGGCATCTTGACAGATACCATCGAAATTGACCCAGCTGTTGCTGAAGCAGCACAAAACTATTTTGATTTCACTCCCACTGGAAAAACAATCATAGGCGATGCCCGTTATGAAATTCGTCAATTGCAAGGAACCTATGATTTAATCATTCTCGATGTTTTCACCGGGGGATCGGAACCGGTTCACCTTCTAACCAAAGAGACTCTCTCGCAAATTCATGCGTTACTTTCAGAACAGGGTCTGCTTGCACTTAATTTTGTATCTTTTTTAGAAGAGGGCACAAATATTGCGGTGGCTTCTGTAGCTAAAACACTGGCGGAGGTTTTTCCGTATCAGCTAGTTTTTATCTCGGAACCTGGCATCGACTTCAATGATTTTATCTTTATCGTTTCTAAACAATTAATTAGTATTGATAGTGGCACACTTAAACCAGACCAGAGCACGTGGCTTAGAAATAGACTGCTCAATTTGGATCAGCATGCAGGTATTGTGTTAACAGACAACTTCAATCCGTTAGAATATTTCCAGGCTAACAAATCTGAATATTATAGACGCATGCTGGTAGATTCATTTGGGACAGAATTTTTCATACGTTAA
- a CDS encoding amidohydrolase family protein, with translation MKNKICSHKALNLMVAMIFLQGVSLGALAHDGENHAADSTTPEVPALPACQILTAARLFDGINFPQDNMSVLIEGEKIKQTGSAGQLNALCENRIDLGDATILPGFIESHAHITFQNVKKDDLLEHGITTVRDTGGPLKAPEGGQGTLRLLSVGPIIQTPDGYPLNVFGGTGGDDHIGISVGSVVEAEKVVADLVAGGATAIKIALEPGGESGAPWMQPHAGQPLPPTPWPLLPQEIVNAIVTKAHELGKKVLVHVGENIGFERALDANVDEFSHIPCSEIREDLLQRAVDQDVTFVTTIDTLASCIDSSTQKGIHSNTMSLASKGAKFIYGSEIGHDNVPWGINGEELHMMLHLTSGETIDFTDVMNVLKAATSKAGEYLGLAPLGTLVSGAPADIIAVRGNPFEKIKILEYPDLVISGGRTIVNKFNEQPTTAEIDCLFTWAEAKYPDLFVPAGASTEILSIYSYRFYSTSNAYLGVSSADSHVYYMGADGLLQNEGPISNWLPVSGCR, from the coding sequence ATGAAAAACAAAATCTGTAGTCATAAAGCATTAAATTTGATGGTTGCAATGATATTTTTACAAGGAGTTAGTTTGGGTGCTCTTGCACATGACGGTGAAAATCATGCTGCAGACTCCACTACTCCGGAAGTGCCAGCACTTCCGGCTTGTCAAATCTTGACAGCAGCCCGGCTGTTTGACGGAATTAATTTCCCTCAAGACAATATGTCAGTATTAATCGAGGGAGAAAAAATCAAGCAAACCGGTTCTGCGGGACAATTAAACGCATTATGTGAAAACAGAATTGATTTGGGTGATGCCACAATTTTGCCTGGCTTTATCGAATCACATGCGCATATTACCTTCCAAAATGTAAAAAAAGATGACCTACTAGAGCATGGCATCACTACTGTTCGGGATACCGGTGGACCGTTAAAGGCTCCTGAAGGAGGCCAAGGCACGCTGCGCTTGTTAAGCGTTGGCCCGATCATTCAGACTCCTGATGGCTATCCATTGAATGTGTTCGGAGGTACTGGGGGAGATGACCATATTGGTATTTCAGTTGGCTCCGTTGTCGAAGCTGAGAAAGTCGTTGCTGATCTTGTTGCAGGTGGAGCAACAGCCATCAAGATTGCATTGGAACCTGGTGGAGAAAGCGGAGCACCGTGGATGCAGCCTCATGCTGGCCAACCTCTACCTCCTACGCCATGGCCTTTGCTACCACAGGAAATTGTGAACGCAATTGTGACTAAAGCACATGAATTAGGCAAAAAAGTACTTGTCCATGTGGGTGAGAATATCGGTTTTGAACGGGCGCTTGATGCAAATGTTGACGAATTCTCGCATATTCCTTGTTCTGAAATTAGAGAAGATTTACTGCAACGTGCGGTGGACCAGGATGTTACCTTTGTGACAACCATCGATACACTTGCATCTTGTATAGATAGCAGTACTCAGAAGGGAATACATTCCAATACGATGAGTCTGGCGAGTAAAGGCGCTAAATTCATCTATGGTTCTGAGATAGGGCACGACAATGTTCCTTGGGGAATTAATGGGGAAGAACTTCATATGATGCTGCACTTGACAAGTGGAGAAACGATTGATTTCACAGATGTTATGAACGTACTCAAGGCGGCAACTTCAAAAGCTGGAGAATATTTGGGTCTGGCTCCGCTTGGCACTCTGGTGTCTGGTGCGCCTGCCGATATTATTGCGGTGAGAGGAAATCCTTTTGAAAAAATCAAAATACTGGAGTATCCGGATCTCGTTATTTCAGGTGGTCGCACTATCGTAAATAAATTTAATGAGCAGCCCACAACGGCTGAGATCGACTGCCTCTTTACTTGGGCTGAAGCTAAATATCCTGATCTGTTTGTGCCAGCCGGGGCATCTACTGAGATTTTAAGTATTTATAGCTATCGCTTTTATTCAACAAGCAATGCCTATTTGGGTGTTTCCTCGGCTGACAGTCATGTGTATTACATGGGTGCTGACGGATTATTGCAGAACGAAGGCCCGATATCCAATTGGTTGCCTGTTTCAGGATGTCGGTAA
- the moeB gene encoding molybdopterin-synthase adenylyltransferase MoeB, translating to MQLPPLVNPAEKLSSDELSRYSRHLLIPEVGLIGQQRLKNSRVLVIGAGGLGSPALLYLAAAGVGTLGIVDFDTVDQSNLQRQIIHGQADVGRPKSESARDSIKALNPYVRVQLHNERLEATNAEAVFSGYDLIVDGTDNFATRYLVNDACVLTGKPYVWGSIFRFEGQASVFWENAPGDVGLNYRDLYPEPPPPEMAPSCAEGGVFGVLCAAIGAIMATEAIKLITGLGNTLLGRLAVYDALDMTYRFIPIRRAPVRTPIKTLIDYREFCGLKQAKADQDEGVPVISALELKKLRENGTKMQLIDVRRIEEWNFVHIEGAQHIPKDDIISDEILTQLNKDDFIVLHCKMGVRSRDVLIEMQELGFTNVKSLDGGILAWIKDVDQTLPSY from the coding sequence ATGCAACTACCACCATTAGTAAATCCAGCAGAAAAATTAAGCAGCGATGAGCTTTCACGCTATAGCCGTCACTTGCTCATACCTGAAGTAGGATTGATAGGACAGCAGCGCCTTAAAAACAGCAGGGTTCTTGTGATCGGCGCGGGAGGCTTGGGCTCACCAGCGCTACTTTATCTCGCAGCAGCTGGAGTCGGTACCCTTGGGATTGTTGATTTCGACACGGTTGATCAATCTAATCTGCAAAGGCAAATCATTCACGGCCAAGCAGATGTTGGCAGACCAAAATCCGAGAGTGCAAGAGACTCCATCAAAGCCCTGAATCCATATGTTCGTGTGCAATTGCATAACGAACGTCTTGAGGCTACCAATGCTGAAGCAGTCTTTTCAGGATATGACCTGATTGTGGATGGTACAGACAATTTTGCTACACGCTATCTTGTTAATGATGCTTGTGTCCTTACCGGCAAGCCATATGTCTGGGGGTCTATTTTTCGCTTCGAAGGACAAGCTTCTGTCTTCTGGGAAAATGCACCCGGTGATGTGGGATTGAATTATCGTGACTTGTACCCTGAACCACCTCCACCGGAAATGGCTCCCTCCTGTGCCGAGGGCGGAGTATTTGGTGTTCTTTGCGCCGCGATAGGCGCAATAATGGCCACCGAAGCAATCAAATTAATAACCGGTCTGGGAAATACTCTGCTGGGCAGACTTGCTGTCTACGATGCGCTAGACATGACCTACAGATTCATTCCCATACGCCGTGCGCCTGTCAGAACACCCATCAAGACCTTAATTGATTACCGTGAATTCTGTGGTCTCAAGCAAGCAAAAGCAGATCAAGATGAAGGCGTTCCGGTTATCAGCGCGTTAGAACTCAAAAAATTACGCGAAAATGGTACAAAAATGCAATTGATCGATGTCCGCAGGATCGAAGAATGGAATTTTGTCCATATTGAAGGCGCTCAGCATATTCCCAAAGACGACATCATTTCTGACGAGATCTTAACGCAGCTGAATAAAGATGATTTTATCGTTCTTCATTGCAAGATGGGGGTTCGGTCCAGGGACGTTCTCATCGAAATGCAGGAGCTGGGTTTTACCAATGTTAAAAGTCTGGATGGTGGCATTCTTGCCTGGATTAAAGATGTAGACCAGACATTGCCAAGCTATTGA